The nucleotide sequence GAGGTCCTCTCTGACCCTCGGCCCAAAGTGCTTTTTCCCCCTCTGAGCAACCACAGGGCCAGTGTTCCCACAATGTGTTCTGAAGAGCACTCATTAGCATGGTGACAAGGGGgttgaaataaaaacaaggctTTCCAGTCAATTAACCTTGGGAAATCCTGGGTGAAATGAACGGAACAGGTTCCGTTGAAAATCTCAAGATTTCCTTAATGTCCTTGCATACTAAAGAGGACTTTAATGTGCTAGTGTGTGTTCAGTCTCCAAAGAAGAAGTATTATTTTACAGTATTGCCAAGATTCATTTCCTTCTGAGCAGCAATCTGTGTTTTTCATGACTCATTTGGGTACAACCTAATGAATCATACAGTTCTAGGATGGAAAGTGGCATTGGACACCTTCCTCCACCCACTCTGTCGTTTAcagctgggaaaactgaggcccagagcagtaGGGTGCAAGGTGTCACAGCTAGTTATTGACAAATGTGGCACCAGAACACCACGGCTGCTGGACACCAAGCTCTGAGTGACAACATATTGTACTGCTCTTGAACTTTGATTCATGTTTGTCACACACAACTATCCCCCCCGCAAAAGTAGCTGGAAAGCCCTTTGATGTCAGAAACTACAATTTTGTCATCCTACCTTCATCCCCCAGTAAGTTGGCCCTTTGCAAATAGTAGGTTTCTACAAATATGTGATGATGATTAATTTTTGTTGAGACAAGATGCTGCCAATCACTACAGTTTCAAAGGAAGTAGAAAATTCAGAAGTTATCATGGcaatgttttgttctttttatttttgatcatcTAGGGTCTCCTGGAACCTCAGTTGTGAATTTAACTTGCACCACAAACACTGCAGCAAATAATTATACACATTTAAGGCCATACCAAGTTTCTCTTCACTGCACCTGGCTTGTTGGCAAGGAGGCTCCTGAGGATACACAGTATTTCCTCTACTATAGGTTAGTACCTATTTTTACTTATGCAAATGGGTTGTTTCCTCCAACCTTAAAAACCTATGAATGTTCCAATTTAGGTATGGCTCTCAGACCGAAGAATGTCAAGAATACAGCAAAGACACACTGAAGAGAAATATTGCATGCTGGTTTCCAAGGACTTTTATCAATAGCAAAGGGCGTGACTCGCTTGCAGTGTATGTTAACGGCTCAAGCAAGCATGCTGTCATCAAGCCATTTGATCAGCTGTTTGCTCTTCACGCAATTGGTAAGATAGACTTAAAGCTGAAATAACCAAATTGCAAAATCTCGGCATTGGAAGGAATTGTAAAGATCACCTAGTTTGACTACAGTTCTGCTGCTAAGTGATCGTCCAACCTCTGCTTAAAAAACACAGGGGCAAGGTTtgcaacctcagcactactgatatTTTTGGCCAGAGAGCACTGTGTTGTGGAGGCTGTCCCGTGCCTTGTAGGATGCTGatcaacatccctggcctctacctacaagatgccagtagcaccctcccaccagttgtgacaataaaaatgtctccagacatttccaaatgtccctTGAGGGATAAAATCTCCCCCAGTTGAAAATCACTGCCCCAAGGAAAGTGAGCTCACTGCTGAAGGGAGCCCATTTCATCTCTCAGCAGCTCTGACTGCTTTCATGAAATTTCTGCCCATGGATCCTGTGATGGATTGGTAGCACCTCCAAACAATTCTGACCCCTTTCCCCACAAGATGGTCTCTCAGCCATCCAAAGGAAGCCAGGTTTCCCATCCTGAGATTTCTCTTCCCCAAGCTACTGGCCCTCAAGTCCTCATGCATTCTTATCTTCCTTTGCCATTTGGGTCTGTCTCCTCTGGATGTTTTTGAGTTAAAATGTCTCTCTCAGCATGTGATTTTCAGATCTAAATATATTATTGAAGGtttcattttctcagttctcaaaatataagatattttccTTCATCCTAGATACTTATATTAATGAAACTCTTCAGTGCCTTTCACATAGCATTCTTGGTTATTAACACTCAAGATTTCAGTGGTGGCATGGTTATCAGGCTGAGCtgtggagccaggctgcctggacttggatcctggctcctccactgaCTTGGTGACTTTAGATAAGCTGGTCATTCCTCAGTTCCTCAGTCTTATGTGAAAAATGGGGAGAAACTAATACTTCCTATAAAGTTTTTTTGACAATTAACTATGTTAGTAAttataaagttcttagaacagtgctgggtataagtacccaataaatgtgcaaaatactattatttaaagGACATGATTTGGCTTGTGGCACATCTAGATCTATATCAAATGGAGTATAACTTTGTTTAAAGAGCTACCCAGTGCTTACTAAAGAGGTTATTCAGTTCTCTTCAATAGTATATTTCTTAAATGACCTAAAAATGTCACTTTCATGAAAATAGGTAATAAAAAATGCTGAGGTGATCCTGGAAAACAATGATATTAATATAAAAGTGGACACAAACTTGTACAGACCAcaggaattcattttcttttgtgatttccaTTTTGTCGAGACTAATTCCTCAGATTactaaaagaaatacttttcttggttaaatattttctgcttaGGGAACGGCAGTCTCTGGAGCCACTGGGTCCCATTCTGAGCTTATTCCTATGATTCATTAACTGTGAGATCTAAGTCATATGACCTAAGACAAGAACACTCCCCTAAAAATAGTTTCCACCCGTATCACATGGCCATAAGACAATCAAGCGAGAAGCTCTAAGAGGAAAGAACTGTAGAGTTATAAGCAAAGACAAATTTAGCCCAATCCATTCTTTTTATGCAAGACAAAACTAAAGCTTTCTACTCCATCCcctaaacaaaccaaaataagacacacaaaacaaaatgaaacaaaaactggaGCCCAGAAAGGGGAAACGATTACCCAGGGCCACACACCTGCTCAGTAGAAGCAGGGCTGGGTAGGAGCTGCAGGGCAATTTCTCTCCAAGATCAGGTTTATTCTAGGCTTAGATCCACTTGAGAAGTAAAAAGGGATGGTGGGGTGGGTCTTGCAATGAGTTGACAGGGGAAGGGATTCAACCATTCAACGCCATTTGGAGTAGGAATCTTTGAATGTTACCGCAGGGATCGCTTCTTCAGTGCTACAAGACGGGAGTCATATGTGAGGCACTGGAGTCCTGTGGCTTGGAGATCAGTTAATTAAATCCTGAGGGTAAATACTTGAGAAGACCATATCTTAGAAATGCCTTGAATGTGAGTGGATTGGATTTATCAGCTCCCATAGCCGACCTCTCATTCTCTAACCTAGATCGAGTAAATCCTCCGGTGAACATCACAGCACAGATTGAAGGAACCTCTCTCTCTATCCAATGGGAGAAACCAGTTTCTGCCTTTCCAATGCATTGCTTTGACTATGAAGTGAAAATTTACAACACAAGGAAGGGTTATGTTCAGGTAATTCTTCAGATCATTCCAATATTCGATGACAGcattcttttagaaatatttctttttcttgttcttctccaatgaattttattaaaaacgaCCCTCCCCAATTTCCTCCTAAAATCTAGTAAAAGCTaaccttctctttgtctctttgcaTTTGCCTATGGCTCGCCATAGTTTGCTTGTCCCAAATTtcaattcctctgctattcctgAATGAACTCATCATTTTTTTGAGTTTGCCtcagtttacttcttttttttcagtttttgtttttattgaggcaacattggtttataacatacacatttcaggtgtgcatcattatatttctacttctgtagtgactacattgtgttcaccaccaaaagtctagttgccatccgtcactGTACTCATaaacccctttaccccttttgccctccacccatccctcttcccttctggtagccatgaatctgttctctgtatctacatgtttatttgtttattttccacatatgtgtgaaatcatacggtgtttgtctttctctgtctgacttatttctacTTAGTTTAATACTCTCAAGTTCtgtctgtgttgttgcaaatggcaagatttcatctttttttttttttatctgagtagtattccattgtatattgatcacatcttctttatccatttatctgttggtgggcacttaggttgtttccaaatcttggctatctTGAATAAcactacagtgaacataggggtgcttacatctttttgaattagtgttttcatgttctttggatacatacccagaagtggaatagaaacatttttttttttttttttttttttaagattttattttttcctttttctccccaaagccccccagtacatagttgtatattcttcgttgtgggtccttctagttgtggtatgtgggacgctgcctcagcgtggtttgatgagcagtgccatgtccgcgcccaggattcgaaccacgaaacactgggccacctgcagcagagcgcgcgaacttaaccactcggccacggggccagccccggaatagaaacatttttaaattaccttCAGTGACTGCTCTGGTTGCAGCTTGGATCTAACAAGGTCAAAGTTAACTTACATCTACCCAGGTTTTATGAAAATAAACCAAACTTTACTGGCCTTGTGTCTTGAAAGGGCATACTTTGGCttgaaaataatacaaaggatcagataaaaattgtaaaatggtgcagccactatggaaaacagtatggcagtgtctcaaaaaattaaaaatagagttgtcatatgatccaacaattctacttcttggTATATctcccaaagaattgaaagcagggtctcaaagagagaaatttatacatccatgttcatagcagcattatgcacaatatccaaaaagaggaaacaacccaagtgcccatcgacagatgaatgggtaaacaaaatgtggtatacgcATACGatacaatattattcagccttaaaaaggaagagaattctgacacatacaacaacatagatgaaccttgagggcaataaactaagtgaaataagcaaaaagataaatactgcatgattccacttatatgagatatgaAGAGTAGTCatattcatagagacaggaatgtagaatggtggttgccagggagaagagggggatGGGGAGTTGTTCTTTAATGGTgcagtttcagttttacaagatgaaaagagtgcTGGAGATtagttacacaacaatgtgaatgtacttgccactaccaaattgtacacttaaaaatagttgagATGGTAAAGTTCATGTTATGGGTATTTCACCACAACTTTAAGAAACTCATTAGCACTAATGGACAACAAGGGGAAAGGAACTGTGAAgaaagccaacatttattgagcatcaaacTGTGTGTCAAGCTTTATTATGCTAGTTTATTCTATCGTCATAGTGACCCTATTAtgtaattattcttattttacaggagaatgaggcacagagagactaaatgatttgcccaaagtcacaaagctggaaaaatataGGGAAGTCAGCATTCAAACTCATGTCTTACTGATAGTAGGTATAGCAAATTCAGTTTGATTCAATttgactcaacaaatatttacaacttGGCTTCTTTGTGGaggatagaaagataaataagacactgTGGCTATCAGGGGACCTCGTCTATCGGACACACTTACCTAGCCTCAGAGTTGCCCACAGTAAAGGCCCACAGAGGTACAAAGGAAGGAGTGGGCATGGCAACCTGTCAGGGCCTCCAGAGAAATGAATTGAATGAAACTTTGAAAGATGAATAGGAATTTGCTTGgtgaaagaagaggaggactTTTTTAGCCAGTGCTTCCCAAAATACCTATTGCGAAAGACtggctttcctttttaaatttctaatccACTAGAGATTggtacttttgtaaaataaaatgcaaatgatttgTTAGAAAAATCAAATATACCTACAGACAAGCCCAATGATCGCAGACTTGGAGGTCATGGCAATGTCAAATTCCTTTGAAACCTCCTGAATTATAGTCTGTATTTACCTCATCTCGGGTCAGTAATAAACGGCTTCTGACCCACACCAGTCTGCCAACCACACTTGAATCGTGGGGGGTCTAGGCAGAAGGAATAACTCAAAGACTTGAGAGAGCATGGTTCCTTCAGCCAAGCGGCAGTGATTTAGTCAGCCTGGACGGAAGGCCAACATTGGGATCATAACTCTAGATCCGATACTGGGACTTCTCCCACAATGACTCCAAAATGcaagattttgttaaaaaaaaaagaagaaatgcctCCTCTTTTTAAAACCATGCCATGGGCAGTGGAAGCAACTGTCAGGTTTTACTCAATATGGAAATATCACCACGTCTGCAgaattgaagaataattttggTAGCAGCATGAAAGCTGGATGTGGGTGGGGAGAGGTCATCTGGAAATAGGGATATCAGTTAATGGCTACTGCAATTGTCCAACCAAAAGATGATGAGATCTAAAATGGGGAGAGGTCATGCGGCAGGGGTAAGGAAGGGAGAAACACATCCAAGACTATGTAAGATGCAGGTGTCAGGACATATCTCTTGTTTGGAGCACAGAGGACTAGCTGGATAGTGGTGACACTAACCAGTAGAAGGAATATATGAGAAGGTCTTGTTTGTGAGAAAATGGCCACATTTCAACACTAGACAATGTTAGCCTAAGTTGCCTGTGGCAAactagtatttactgagcacatattATTGGATTGGTCCATCCAAAACTGCTATTTTTGCAGATCAAAGATGGGCTGAATATTAGCAGTTTTCATGATTCAACCTAATGTATCCTCAAGCTTGGGCTTTACAAAGATAATTCCATTTAACTGGATAATCCGTGAGTTAGtattgttattcctattttacagatgagaaaactgaggctcagagaggtcagggaaTTTGCCCTGCAGTTAGCTGGAGgaagagctaggattcaaaccccgCCCTTTCTAGATTCAAGGTCTCTGCTCCTTCTACTTCCCTATGTACCCCCTCACCCCGCATCCCCCAGCTCCAGTTATTTGAGACATATCTGTGCATCAAGGATCAGCAACCTTTTTTGTAAAGACTCAGATATtgtaggctttgcaggccataccaTTTCTGTCACAATTACTTGGCTCTGCCATCATGgaacaaaagcagccagagatgaCACATAAGCAAACAGGTGTGAGCGTGTTCCAGGAAAACTTTATTTGTGGATACCGAAATTTCAATTTCATGTAACTTTCGTGTGTTATGAAATAttattgttttgatatttttcaatcatttaaaaatatgtaaaccaTTCTTCGCTTGCAGGCCCTGCAAAAACCTGCAGCAGGCCAGACTGCTCCGCAGACTGTAGTCTGCTGATGTCTGCTGAATACTATGAAACCAAGTGATATTGTCTAGTAACTTGACTACAGAATAGGGAGGGACAAGATGCGGAGGATTATGCATTCTGCTCTTAGCCACTCCAGTCTTTCAATCTGGAAACATTAATTGGACCCGGATGGATCATCTAGATCTTATgattgcccatttttaaaattttgtttacatgATAGCTTTGCCCTAAAGGGTGACTGCCAACACTCCCACACCAAAGCAGAATAATCAATGTGTTTCCTATTGATTTTAAATGAGTCACTGAACAGTGAGGCACATTATTTATACATGACCTCCCATTCCAATAATTGGCGTTACTTAAATTATGTCTCCCGAGATTCTTATAATgctaattttttcccatttagacAGAAAAAATGACGACCAATGCATTCACCTCAATAATTGATGATATTTCTAAGTATTCCATTCAAGTGAGAGCAGCAGTTCGTTCCGTGTGCAGAGCGATGGGGCTCTGGAGCGAGTGGAGTCAGCCTATTTATGTGGGTAAGTGtcttgtgattattttaaaacaaaccagCTAAACGAAGCAATTTTAAAACAGATAATCCTGGAAAGTATACACATTCATTTGTGGGTCTTGAAATGCTTTCACATCTCTGCTAAGCCTCTTCATGTCAGTCTACTGCCTTTTTTGACCAGAGATGGATTTACTGAGAAGCCAATGAAGATAAGGCAAGCTAGCTTGAGCCTTTTCCAAGGCCctgtacctctttttttttttttcagattatctGATTCTACTTCTATTCAatctttaataattaaattttttattttgaggtaatgtagactcacatgcagttgtaagacaTAATACAGAGAGAGCCTGTGTGGCTTTCTCCCAGTTTCCCCCAAGGGTAGCGTCTTGCAAAACTATCGTATAATATTGCAACCAGAAAATTACCATTGATATAATCCactgatcttattcagatttcatcaatTCGGtatgtactcatttgtgtgtgtttacttctatgcaattttatcacgtgTAGGTTCATGTACCCATCACATGAGGATCCCTCCTGTTACCCTTTTATAAACACagtcatccctctctccctctcctccattcCAAACCCATCACAACTactaatccattctccatttctataattttccaTACGGGATTTTGAATTcatacttttgtttattttcttaaagaagattCCAAAGTTGAATAAGCTTCGGGGCCCACAAAATCTGGATCCATCCCTGGGTCTTCAGCATAACAGACACAGAGGATCAAAAGGATTGGGGATCACCAGGGCACCTGCGTTGGTTCTGCAGCTGTTTTTATTTGACCAAATTGCCCAGTTTATGTAGCAAATAAAATGATCGTTGCATCTGTCAGTGGGATCTGTGAAGGGTAATGAAGTACCCAATGGAGGCTTTGGATGAAAGGGCACATTTCCTTTCTCACTCTGCTTCATCTGGCAATCTCATATCCTGGAGACATGGCTTTGCATCTTGAAGATAGAAAATTCATACCCTGTGTTTACTGGTATCTGGGTTGTCTGGGTGTCTTGGGTACCCAAAGGCATTTTATGAGAGAAGGAGATGGTTAAAAAACAACTAGTGTATCTCACTTGTAGGCTGCAATCATGCAGCCTGGGTGCGCAGACATACATGGTTAAGTGCTGCATAAGATCTACAAGAACTTGGAACGGTGGAACGAACACTAGGATCTTACATAGAAAGCACAGGTTTCATGCCCAGCCTTGGCAAAAATTGATTGCATACCCTTGAACAAATCACTTCCCTCTGCCCTTGCTTGGGTTCCCAGGACAAGACAGATAATATCCACTTTGCCCGCCTCACAgggtattttgaaataaaaacaataacaacgacagcagataacatttattgatggTTATTTGCTAGTCATTGTGCTAAATTCTTCACATGTATTACCTTTGTTAGTCCTATCAACAAACCTATTTTGCTTAACTCGGCGTGGCCAGCAAGGGGCAGAGATGTGATTCAAATCCAGGTTGACTGACTCCAGCACCAGCGCTCTTAGCACCCCGACATGCTGCGCCAGGATTTTGCAAGCTGCACAGTGCTAAACCAATTGAGACTTATTTAAGAGCTCCTGGTGGCTAACTTGTGGTTATTGCTGGTCAAGCATGTGAATGTCACCTCTCTCTCACCCTATGGGGTATTCAATGATCATTTGAAGAGTATACTTAAGGAGAGATTTCTTTCAGGCACGTGctaaaattttctattatttaatttattcacttaGGTTACTGGGTGGGTCTTCAGGAAATTCCTGGGCAGTGACCCATAAGCCTATGTGGATGTGAGTCAGATCAGACACATGTCAGGTAGATTTCCATGGAAGACTGGGAAAGATGTGAAAAGGCCTGAGAAATGAAGACCTGTTCTGAATTTGCAAGGGTACTGGTCATGCTGAGTTACTGAGTTTCCAAAGGGGAGTGGTACCTCCTAGAGTTGTGCAACACACAACCAGCACAGCCTTATGGGGTGGCCCCAACATTACCCTGCTGGGAATCAGAAGAGCAGCATGAGCCGTCCTGGGGAGAGGAAACAGAAGGAGGATAAAAGAAACGGAGAATAGGCCAACTGCACTTGCTTCATCATTCTGCCAAGGCCAATCTTCCCTCCCCTTGCTCCTCCTTAGATTGGACGCCCAAACTGGACTAAA is from Equus przewalskii isolate Varuska chromosome 15, EquPr2, whole genome shotgun sequence and encodes:
- the IL5RA gene encoding interleukin-5 receptor subunit alpha isoform X2, translated to MAPTLLILLWATGILQVDLLPDKKLVLLPPVNFTIEVAGLSQALLRWEPNPDQEGRNVKLGYHVKISAPQEEDYETRSTESKRVTILHKGFSASVQTILWTDPSLPASSWVSADLEAPAGSPGTSVVNLTCTTNTAANNYTHLRPYQVSLHCTWLVGKEAPEDTQYFLYYRYGSQTEECQEYSKDTLKRNIACWFPRTFINSKGRDSLAVYVNGSSKHAVIKPFDQLFALHAIDRVNPPVNITAQIEGTSLSIQWEKPVSAFPMHCFDYEVKIYNTRKGYVQTEKMTTNAFTSIIDDISKYSIQVRAAVRSVCRAMGLWSEWSQPIYVEDSKVE
- the IL5RA gene encoding interleukin-5 receptor subunit alpha isoform X1 produces the protein MAPTLLILLWATGILQVDLLPDKKLVLLPPVNFTIEVAGLSQALLRWEPNPDQEGRNVKLGYHVKISAPQEEDYETRSTESKRVTILHKGFSASVQTILWTDPSLPASSWVSADLEAPAGSPGTSVVNLTCTTNTAANNYTHLRPYQVSLHCTWLVGKEAPEDTQYFLYYRYGSQTEECQEYSKDTLKRNIACWFPRTFINSKGRDSLAVYVNGSSKHAVIKPFDQLFALHAIDRVNPPVNITAQIEGTSLSIQWEKPVSAFPMHCFDYEVKIYNTRKGYVQTEKMTTNAFTSIIDDISKYSIQVRAAVRSVCRAMGLWSEWSQPIYVGNDEQKPLTEWFLIVLMATICFLLLIFSLICRICHLWTKLFPPVPAPKSNVKDFFVTTHYEKTGSNETEIEVISYVEEPGFEVLEDSVF